gcgcttgacacagatatagtacctgcaaatagccaacaATTCACAGATAacgtacctgcaaatagccaataatttgcagatatagtacctgcaaatagccacaaccataataaaatgctgtattgtttgtaaataattgtccaggaaggcgcattggggtctttctgTCAAGCCTACTTGttatatatgttaaataaaatacatattatgtaattttatacgGCTAATCaataggatatacatacatacatatgtatgtatgttcgtttgAAAAATAGTTgtgaaaaaaacaaatatccGTTGAAAATTTATACTTTATTGGTGATACTAATtcggtatacattttttttagatcttCCAGATAAACAAAAGTAAAagtttaaaagtattttatctTAAAGTAATGTCAACAAAGTACGTCTTTACTGTGGTACTCTATATGTGTTGATCGATCCAATCCCGGAACATTGATACTTTGGTATATACTGCAGGGGATAGAGGGTTGTCACATCCCACATTCCTATTTCTCCATGAAGTGATACCAATTATTTGTCCGTTGTAAGCGAGTGGGCCACCTTCGTCTCCATCGCAAGGCCCTTGACTTCCCCCTCCTAGAGCACATATCATGAACCGGGAGACTGGATAGGCAGGTAAAGAATTTTGACAATTGAATAGGCTCTGAATTTGAACAGTTGCCTTGTTAAATCGGTCGGGTTTGCTCAAGTCAGTctataattcataaaaaaaattgaactttcTTCGTATCATTTACTTAAATGTTTAATAGGATATTTGACTCACGTTTGTTCCCCAACCAGTTACCAAAGCAATTGAGCCTGGATTGGGTTCTGTAAATGGACTAGGGAGATTGATAATGCCAATGCTGTTTCCCAAAGGCAATGCAGTGCTCAAGAAAACGAGAGAAATATCGTTTTCGTGATTACCACCAATCTCGTAATATTCGTGTGGGATGATCTTGGAGACTACAGAAATAACTCCACCACTGTTATGGGAGTTGGATCCAGCTCGGACTCTGTATGATTCCGGTCTACGTACACgtctatatgattttttttacatatgtttgtattattattttttttataattgatgaATGGTGGTAGAATTCAATGATTCGATTAAGTTTGTTAATTACCCGTCAGTGCAGTTAGCAGCAGTCAAGAtgatgtgattgttgatgatggCACCACCGCAAATATGTCTAAAATTTCCGGTGACAAATTCGTCGTATAACAAGGATACCAGGTAAGGAGTTTCGATGATATTACCCTCGACACCTCCTACAATACGGTTGTCAACCATGGGGGCAGATTTGAGGCCAGCGcctatatttacaaaaataataaatgaaacggCTCAAAAATCTAAATGTTTAACATGGatataagtgaaacgtaaaggaggtttgtaataaatcagctgataactaaaaataaaactatcactgtttgatctgtgtacatatgtagcttgtattggttagaaagtttgttttggtggaataaacaatgaaatttgaggttatgagttgcagccggaaatacatatgtatactcatttatgccgggaaccttacagtttagaatagtttattaatactaagattgctttaatgatttgctttaagaatagattatcaatgagtggttgtccataaatgagtttatgtatttacagaaatgaacttttcaatcatcagataaattaaatcagctgataactaaaaataattgtatgtgatgtatgtatgtaagcttattgtaaaaaactaaatgtatgtaagcttattgtaaatcatattaacaattagatacaacataacttcttattgaatacttatctcgcagataaaactccgtgaagagatatacttttagccgtgaaatgtcagatttgacatatttggccaaaaatcaatatatgtatatcgtgtattaaattacatgaagctagacgccaaatttgaaatttatatatacatatgagagttaaaactatacatgtttaaatattagagataacgagaacctatagagcaaattttataaaatatagagtgaattataggcgttaaaacaattaaaatctggaatgggcatatcaaggcgaaaaggttgaagatagattatggtaggcttacgtaccgtcatagacgtcaccatatccgagattctggatttttgatacgcattgtatacaatattttatctccaacgtaatggcagacgatacattaacgtatattgatgaccaaaatgagcaatacggcaaagtatgaaaacgattggataagatataagagatataaataaaggaggtatgttaaaatgaccactaacacgaaaaccatgtgaacttaataagaggtaagtaataaaaattattaatttgttacCATGGACGCACACCAAGAAGGCAGCAAAAATAGTAAAGATCAGCATGGTGAACACAGCGAAGTGACACTGCTCTATAAAAATCATATGCGAACTCGTGTGTATTTATACTGACAAtttcttatttaaaacaatggCTGTAATCTTAGagataacatatatatatatgtatatgtatgtgtaatacatGTCACAAATTTTATTAACTATTTATATTTCTAAGAAAACGAAAAGCTTGGCATTTTAATCATACGTAAAATCCTTTCATGGTGATAGAAATCTGTCGCCAACAATCAAATCTGTTGTGTTGTTTACGATAAGCCGATGAAAGAGCTGATATCGCGTTTGgagattatttaaattaatgaaaagtgtagacaataaatttaatgtaattgaAATCCTTATAATTTCGTTTTCTCAGAAATATAAATagttcattaaaattttgtttatttatataattttagctaatttaacacaactatttttaatcaaatacattcttaattgctcaactctaaaattttatatatactaaatttatatgcactatctctcacagaggtgtctccttgcACAttgcaagaatgcatccacgatcttagaagacctgacacACTAGGGGAGGagattgtacatgagcacacccctgtgaaagacacaaccagctgtcttctttttcattactctacctatgtatgtatgtacagctaaattgttcttatttctataACTACTATGgacaggcgcggctcgtgcataggaactgcggcgctgcagcacccccagtaaaaatacaaaaaaatcacatttgtatacatttacaacttaaatataatttaaataagaatgtttagatatttgacataatcattattaatgagtatgtcaaatacatctaaatacaagttgtaaatgcgtttgtaaaatttatttgtaatattttctggaggtgctgcagcgccgcagttcctatgcacgagccgcgcctgacTATGGATATCACTATTTCTTATTGTAAAATCCTTAAAATGACATGTATTCCATATACTGTATATGCTTtacatgtattacatacatatactgtatatgtatgtgaatatgtaagtatacattttttttaatttttatgttttctctatttttttaatcatgcgATTATTCCGCGATTTGGATTTCTCAGAAATgccatatattgtttttttacgtAAGCTGTAAATTGTGGGTATAAATGCACGAGTAtgcgtattataatataaaagcgTTTATCATTTTGCAGTGATAACCATGCTGATCTTTATCATTACTGCTGCCATCTTGATCATCGATTTTCTACATCCATCTTAAAAATGTAGATTTTTgagatcatttatttattatctttatAAATATAGGCGATGTCAAATCTTCGCCCATGGTTAATGAACGCATTGTAAGAGGCAGTCCAGATGACATCGTCAATGTTTCTTTCCATGAAAGCTTCAGACATGTTTGCGGTGGTACCATCATCAGATGTGACTGCAGTTAATTGAATTGACAGGTAATTACtaaacttaattttatttttatataccaaaAAGGCCtcacaggtaagccccaatgcgccttcctggcaacttacaaacatcaatatacaatttttagaatacttTTAACGAAGCGTCATAGAGATCGAAGCCAAGGTTGGCCACCAATTTCATCCGCtaattcgatggtgaaatataatcgtaatgaacacgtttaagaatccaaaaaagcAGAACGTGACAGCTCACTCACTGTAaatagccagtagccttgtttgtttgactcccccccccactcgttttgtcatatttcaattgtttaaacgcctataactttattatatttttatattttttcttcattaataggttatataatataatgaatgataaaaattagtttttataaaattcaaatggcCGATGCCGTGTTTGCTTTTTGGCCAAGTTGTTCTCGTCGCTTGTTTGACGTCTCTCATCTCGATCTcttctatttttgttttcaactctctgatGTCGACTTGTTGGATTAATTTTGGACTGAGAGCGTCTCTTTCGAACTGtgatattttacgaaccttttatcatactagattttatattttaaagtcgTCTTACTTTGTTTCTGTCATCCCACACGTCGAAAATTAGAACTGTCAAATAgtgaaatagaaataaaaaatataaaatgcatccattttgtaattaaacttgcgaagtatataaaattaaattttatccacACCAGGTCCAGATTTTAGTTTTAGTATTGGGTCATCGATTTtgtttgacagtcatcggcgaatcagtcgcctttatatcatattttcctTCCGTGATCCAAGGTTTTAAGtaatacatttaattacattaatcgtctagtatacataatatatatttatatgaagtaATATATTGATTTACATTAATCCATTACGTTCATtatctagtatacatattatttttgattcataTAAAGAAACTTCTCTaagattttaatttcttttatatttttgaaatttttatagttACTTTTATGACACCAATTAATTTATCTCCCATGAAATGTGGTCCACCTTCATCTCCATGAAAAGGCCCTTAAGCACGAACAattgacaaatacaaaaaaataaaaatgattttgttttctgaattttatttacaagcttaaaaatgaaaaaagagtttcttaaaaataaagtcataatcaataaaaatacacatcagTTATTTATCAATGAGATTTTTGTTGTTGTACATTCTATGACAAATTCTTAATATTTGGTTCATATTTCGTCACTTTTAGTAATATGCACGACCAACTGGATTCATCAGTTATTCTATTTCTTAaactacattttataaaattaatttctgaAAATAATGACTCCAAGCATATGTAGAAGAGAAAATTGATAATATTGCCCTcgctagttttttttaaatcggtaaagATTTCTAGAACGGAATTCCAAGTTCTCATTATTTATTCTTCtgcgtttttattatttatgttcttTAATCGATCACTTTCAATTATTTCCAAATCATTTctcaaatcaacaaatttttgtttccatATCGAACTCGTTTGAAATTGGATGAAttgcatttcaatatcttcCAGATTTATCGAACTCGATTGGAATTCAATAAAttgcatttcaatatcttcCAGATTTATCAAATCGAAAATCTCCAAATTGTAGTCATCTGATAGTGTGTctggatataaaataaattttgatgtcttttcaAATCTCCTGAATTGTTTGAATATTTAAGAAAACTCGTTGATTATCCATTGAATAACTACAGATAATTCTCGGGTTAATTTCATTTGATCTGGCTTTTCTtctgcatttttttttgtatttggaaaatatttaaagGTGTTAGATACAATATCACGATCGATAATTTGTAATTTGGCTTGAAATGCTTTGATTAAATCAaacataacaatattttttttgttaacaccttgctgtttaatatttaattcattgtaaaaaacattgtaaataagtttttgagctctttttcctattatgctgtacattaacattagaataatataatactatgattactaaccgaattaaatgaaaattgtaaaatagaaaatgatcagtagatcatttgctattaaaatagatataagatgtattgtgaacataattttgtaataataaaaagaatttataaatcaaaaaatcaaaaatcattcaataaattctttttgttcttatttaatttttttccagtgAGAGATTTATTATTTGTCTCAAAATGCCGTTTAACTGACGAAGTTCTGCATACAACTGTCCCAGAAcctaaaacacatatgtactgCTTTTTCGCCATTGTTAATCATGCCATACTGTGGAAGTCTCTGCGGTTCGTTTCTGATACTTTTTTACCACCAGCaatgttaaatataatttattaaaaaatccaaTTCACTTTCGAcgtgataatatatttttttgtaatgccGAATAATaacgaataatttaaattatgctttaattaaattacttttataGTTCACACATTAAGCAAAAGTTCGAGCAAAAACAAAACAGCTCATTTTATGACATCGTTTTTGGTGAAAAAAAATGgcgtatttattgtacatatatgtacatacatatatgaacatggTCAATGTTAACCACTCAACTATCAGCGAGATGTTAGAGATCGACGAACTTATCTTCACTGATAGTTACACCTGCGACGGCGATAAACAACAACAAATAACAACGAACATAACCTCAATTGATAGCAAACTTTAATGGCAATGTTGCCAGCATAAAAGTTGTTTGAAGTTGCcacgataaaataataaacgacTGTGGTTTATCTTGGGAAACATATGATAATTAATAAAacggaataaattaataattcacggattatttaatcaaaattttaattttttaaacttgaaaatttataaaaaaaattttgaacttaGAAATCGTTCGCGTGCCATCCCTATAATTCTCACtcttgcttttttattttttccttctttaatttcatatttatctcccatttttttctgtatatgttacattatttttaatttatccgcTTTACTATTCCATGTTATTGCTAATCCACCGttactaatttttttaacaccctgtattcctatttttagtGTATtcggtttaattaatttttacattcttctttagttttatttgtttgttggACTTCTTTTGGTATTATTAAAGTCACTTCCTTTTTTGTTGCCTCAGCGTAATTCATTTTTTACTGTCGTTGCTACTATTCTTGACACCTTttagttctttaatttcatcttttatttctttgaacatCTCCATGATTAcacttttttgttttatatcacCAATATATTGACATTTATCAATTTCTTCGTCTTtttcacaaatatataaaactaattgcttataaatatatcagttttattttattatttatttattattcagaaCACTTAATTTGTTAAACAAGGAAAATGTTAAAAAACAAACAAGGAAAATGTTGTTATCTCATAacgtgtaaaaatgtaattattgatTAGAAAGCTTAAAAAGCTCAATCTTTCCAAAATTAGCATTGGactcattttataaaatgaagatttttacatctaatatataattttgaaagagactttgtaagtatgtgtatatctttggttgggaaattttttttcgattcaaataaatttaataaaaaaaacaaatgaatatttactattagattctccaatgtttacgctgtttctattacaaatactgagcaaagccgggtaaaaaaactaataaatatattatattttgaacattTGAAACAGCTTCATGAGGATATGCAAgttagatttaatgatattataggtataaatataaatattccagATTGGGTGATAGATCCACTTAGTttgaatttaattgatattgatatcgCATTGCAAAAAAGTCTGATATATCTGCTATGTAATATGAATGCACAAGTaatatttaaactaaataaatatagtttttGGATCAGTACTGAAATAACGAGTATATTTCCACAACTTTGGAAGAAGGCAAGTTTATATTTCACTGTATTtcccatatacatattgttgcgtaggggtgggtggaggatccaaataaatggccaaagtcgcttcaaagtatttattgggtgattaaggatatccacgcactgccagtgcttcgtccagaatgccttcatatggcctaagtacctgcttataaagggcagcttgctcagtgcatcttcctcgacgcgtttgtttacctatcgTTATAGTCACGCACCAGATATGGAGTCCCACagtctcgcgctgtcagttctgagaactctagcgggaagtggctgggtgccgttgcCGACCAccaagtccattcgggggtctccattgtaagccgacagcacttatatctggagattattcttgaaaaccaattataacggcggttccttgtagcatatgctacaatattatcTCGTCGAATCTGGATTTAGTCGAGTTATGCGTCTCTTCCCAAAATCTCGTAACTGTCTTGATGTTCTTAAAAGAGGCGATCTCCATATGTCACTAACAACATTTGGGTCAGATATAAATAAACTCGCTAAGTTTACCTCAGGCACAAGCatcacattaaataaaataatgtttcaatttattacttattttcattacattatgtttaaaacaaaacttcatcgattgttactacgtacatagataaagtaaaaatatatttcgtaaaaatatgtttattcaaatttgtaaatataaaataaagtttatataatatataatattttgttttaatattgttgcgtggacgtgaagagggggcttccaggatcggagagaaagatGCAGGAGGGTTGTAGAATTCGTTTATTCGTCtgctctcgtcggcgctccGGGTCTGCCAGAATGGTTTCCAATTCGATAGTGCCAATTCCAATGGTTTCCAATTCgacaactattggtcgatgagtcagacGATCCTATTGGCCGTTGCATATGGCTCATTCATTCGTTgaggccattttggcgggaacgagagatcaggtgatctgcgctagtaaaccatcggtccacgagcgccactcacctaatctctacgttacaatatgtacttttttttcgagcagatatggggggggggaggcaCAGAAAATTATTTAACGCAAAAGAAGGCCACGGTTCAAAaaaggttgagaaacgctgatTTAAATAATCTCCAAAAGCGATATCTCCTCTTTCGTCGTCTTATcgtaaaaatcacaatcaacaaCACATTTGATTGTTACCGACAAACTTATgataaatgataaaaacaaatttgatagcgacaaaatttttcaaaaatgacaTGTGTTGCTTTTCATGTGAGCTATACATCGTGGGTTTATATAAATACACGAGTACACGTGTTATTATATTAAAGCGTTTCTAACTTCGCTTTGCTAACCATGCTGATCTTTACTATTGCTGCTGCCTTCTTGGTGTGCGTCCATGGTAACAAATCAATCattatccttttttttttttttttttgatttttaataacatttattaattatttttgtaaatataggCGCTGCCCAATCTCCGCCCATGGTTAATGAACGCGTTGTGGCAGGTATTCCAGGCGAGATCGCCAAATTTCCTTACCTAGTATCCATGTTATACGACGAACTCCTCACCGACAACTTCAAACATGTTTGCGGTGGTGCTATCATCAGAGTTGATGTTGTCATAACTGCTGCTAACTGCACTTACGGGTAATTAGCAAACTAAATCGATTAATTAAATTCTACAACCATTTATTTTCTATGAAAAATGAAATAGTGCCTACTATGTAAACAATTGCATGTAGACGTGTACGTCAAGCGGCACAATACAGAATCCGAGCTGGATCCAACTTTCATAACGCTGGCGGACAAATACGCAAAGTCTCCAGAATCGTCCAACATGAAAAATACTTGACCAATGGTAATCACGATAGCGATATTTCCCTCCTTTATTTGGAAGCAGAATTGACTTTGGGACCCACGGTTGCCATCATAACCCTCCCAGTTCTAAATGAAAATGTCTTAGACAATTCTCCTGCTGTCGTATCGGGTTGGGGACTTGGGAGCGTGAGTAAAACATTCCATggaacatttta
The nucleotide sequence above comes from Arctopsyche grandis isolate Sample6627 chromosome 4, ASM5162203v2, whole genome shotgun sequence. Encoded proteins:
- the LOC143911059 gene encoding trypsin 3A1-like, with the translated sequence MIFIEQCHFAVFTMLIFTIFAAFLVCVHGAGLKSAPMVDNRIVGGVEGNIIETPYLVSLLYDEFVTGNFRHICGGAIINNHIILTAANCTDGRVRRPESYRVRAGSNSHNSGGVISVVSKIIPHEYYEIGGNHENDISLVFLSTALPLGNSIGIINLPSPFTEPNPGSIALVTGWGTNTDLSKPDRFNKATVQIQSLFNCQNSLPAYPVSRFMICALGGGSQGPCDGDEGGPLAYNGQIIGITSWRNRNVGCDNPLSPAVYTKVSMFRDWIDQHI